CGGGGGCCTGACGAGGTCGGCGGTGGCGGCCGTTCCCGGACAGCATGCGGTGTGCCTTCCGTGTGACTACAGAAAACTCCCGGGACCGTCGAGGCGGTTGAAACCTCGATGGCCCGGAGTCGGGGTGAACGTAGCCGCCTTCCCGCCTCAGTCACAAGTCGATGCAGCGGAGATCACGCAAAAGTCACAGCCTTGACGTACCGTCAGATTCAGCGGGGGGTGAATTCAACGGGCAGAGTGCGCAATCCGCGCATGATGAGTCCCCCACGCCACCGCAATTCCGACGGATCGACCGCAAGCCGCAAGTCGGGCAGCCTGCCGAGGAGAGCCGCCAGCGCGGTCCGCCCCTCCAGCCGTGCGAGCGGCGCCCCCAGGCAGTAGTGGATGCCGTGCCCGTACCCGAGGTGCGGGTTGTCCCGCCGGCCGAGATCGAGGGTGTCGGGCTCCGCGAACCGCTCCGGGTCCCGGTCCGCGGCGGCCAGCACCACGAGGACCGGGTCGCCGGCGGAGATCTCCCGCCCGCCGAGGGTCAGCGGCTCGGTCGCGAAGCGCCAGGTGGCGAGCTCCACCGGCCCGTCGAAGCGCAGCAGCTCCTCCACACCGGTCGCCAGCAGGCCGGTCTCGCCCGCGGCCAGCGAGTCCTGGAGCCGCCGCCGCTGCCCCGGATCGCGCAGCAGCGCGTACATACCGTTCCCGATCAGGTTCACCGTCGTCTCGAACCCGGCGAAGAGAAGGATGAAGGCCATGGCCGCGGCCTCGTTCTCGGTGAGGTGCTCGCCGTGGTCGGACGCCTTGATGAGTCCCGAGATCAGGTCGTCGCCGGGCGCCTCCCGCTTGCGGTGGATCAGCTCGGCCAGATAGCCGCGCATCCTCTTCACCGACCGGGCGACACCGCCGCGCGGCCCGCCGCCGTGACGGATCATCATTCCGGCCCAGTCGCGGAAGTCGTCCTGGTCCTCGCGGGGGACGCCGAGCATGTCGCAGATGGCGTAGATGGGGAGCGGAAAGGCGAACTCGTGGATGAGGTCCGCGTGCCCCCGCTGCGCGAAACCGTCGATCAGCCCGTCCGTCAGCTCCTGCACCCGCGGGGCGAACTCGGCCACCCGGCGCGGGGTGAACGCCTTGGACACCAGCCGCCGCAGGCGGGTGTGGTCCGGCGGGTCGATGTTCAGCAGATGCGTCATCAGCTCCGCCTTGCGCTCCCCCGGGATCCCCGTCTTCCCCTTCGCGTGCGCGGGCTCGTCGTGGTGCGCCGGGTTCTTGCTGAGCCGCTGGTCCGCGAGGGCCTGCCGGGCGTCCGCGTACCGGGTCACCAGCCACGCCTCCACCCCGCTGGGCAGCCGGGTCCGGTGCACCGGCGCGTGCTCCCTGAGCCAGGCGTAGGCGGGGTAGGGGTCGGTGGCGAACTCCCAGGTGAAGAGCTCGGGGGCGGCGGGGACGCCGGGAACGGTGGGAACGGTGGGGACGCCGGGGACGCCGGGGACGCGGGACGGCTGGTCGTGCATGGGTCGACGTTAACCCGGGAGGGGTCGGTCATCCGTTCGGCTGACCTCTCGCCGTTCCCCGTGGGTACGCTGACCGTACCCGCGAGACTCCGTCACATGGGAGCGCTGATGAGTGCCGCAGCCGAGGACCGGAGGGACGACCGGGACGACCGGGAGGAGCAGTATGCCTTCCCGGTCCCGCCCCCCGGTGGGTGGACGGCGGACGACCTCGACCGGATCAAGGGTCTCCCGCCGCACACCGAGCTGATCGACGGGGGACTGTTCTTCGTGACTCCGCAGACCGATTTCCACATGGCCGCGCTGAGGCTGCTGGAGAACGAACTGGTGCGGCAGGCACCGGACGACCTCTACGTCGTCCGGGAGATGACCACCAAGCTGGGCGAGCGCGACCGACCGGAGCCCGATCTCATGGTGGTTCCGTGGCGGGCCCGCACGGGGCCGGAGCAGACCTGGTACGCCCCGGACGACATCCTGCTCGCGGTCGAGATCGTCTCCGACGAGTCAGTCCAGCGCGACCGCGAACTCAAGCCCCGCAAGTACGCGGCGGCCGGCATCCGGCACTTCTGGCGGGTCGAGAAGAACGACGGCCTGCCCGTGGTCTACGTCTACGAACTCGATCCCGCGACGCGCTCCTACGCCGTCACGGGCATCCACCACAACCGGCTCAAGGTCGACGTCCCCTGCCCCGTCGAGATCGATCTCACCGCCGTGGAGCGGCGGCGCGGAACACGGGACTGACGCGCCCGCCCGCCCGGACGACCTCCGCGTCGGCGTCGGCGTCGGCGTCGGCCCGTTTCGGTCCCGGGCCGGGGTCGCGGTCGTCTCGGTCCCGGCTGCGGTCCGGCTGCTCCGGTCCCGGCCCGGGGCCTCACTGCCGGGCGGCGGCCTCCGCGGTGCGGATCGCGTCACGGTAGGCGCGGGCCGCGGCACGGAGGGCGGCCTCCGGGTCGTAGCCCTCGGCCTCCGCACGTACGGCCATGGCGAGCAGCTGGTACCCGACGGCGCGGTCGCCGTCCTCCGTGGGCAGTTCCACGTCCAGCCCGGCGGTCCGCACCCGGCCCGCCAGCTTCGCGGCGAGAGCGAGTCCCGGCTGACCGAGCGGGATGCCGTCGGTCACCGACTCCCGCTGCTTCTCGACCGCCTTGGTGCGCAGCCAGTGCTCCTTGACGTCCTCCGGGGTCTCGGCACGGGCGTCACCGAAGACGTGCGGGTGGCGGTGGATGAGCTTGTCGACGATCGTCCCGGCGACGTCGTCGATCGAGAACGCCTCGTCCCCCTCCGCACCGCTCGCCTCCTGGGCGATGCGCGCGTGGAAGACGACCTGGAGAAGCACGTCGCCGAGCTCCTCCCGCAGCTCGTCGCGGTCCCCGTCCTCGATGGCCTCGACGAGTTCGTACGCCTCCTCGATGCCGTACTTGGCGAGGCCCTTGTGGGTCTGCTGCGAGGACCACGGGCACTCGCGGCGGATCCGGTCCATGACCTGGACGAGATCGAGCAGCCGGGCGCCCGGGAGGTCGTAGGAGCCGGGCAGCAGTTCCAGCTCCGGCATGGACACCCGGCCCGAGCCGGCCATGCGGGCCAGGCCGTCGGTGAGCGCCCGGTCGCCCTCACCGGCCGCGAGGACCACCGCGGTCCGGCCTCCCGCGCAACCGTCCACCAGCTCCTGCGCGGTGGGCGCGGCGATCTCCACGTCGACGCCCGCCTCCCTCAGGTACGGAAGTTGCGGGTGCTCCGCGTCGGCGCACAGCACGCGGTCGGCGGCACGCAGGGTCCGCCACGCCGGCCAGGACAGCAGTCCGGGCGCGACGCGGTGGCTGGCGGTGAGCAGGACGATTCGGCCGGGCTCGACGGGCGCTTCAGCGTTCACCCCTCGACCTTACGCCGGGGCGGACGGGCACCGGGGCCGGGCCCTGAGGTCCGGTGAGGGCACCTCACCGCTGCCCTCCGGCAGGGCCGCGGCCGGGCCGCCTCACCACGCGGAGAAGCCCGGGAGGCTGCGCCGCGCCCCGGGCGGCCCGGCTACGCCCCGGCCTGGATGCCCTCCTGCGGCCTGGTGACCTGGGTGATCCACGGGGCCTTGTAGTCGCCGAGCTGGATCTTCGCGTCGTCCCAGGTGCCGTACCGCGGGTTCACGTCGATCGCGAGCTCCTTGGACGCGGCCGTCAGCGCGGCACCGACCTTCTGCTGGCCCTCCGGAGTGCCGAGGTCGGCGTCCAGCGCCCGGGCCAGCCCGGTCAGCAGGACCTCCTCGCGCACCGCCTGGTCGATCTGGTCCGGGGCGACCCCGCGCTGCTGGAGCAGCATCGCGGCGAGCTGCTCCTCGCCGCCGGACTGCCGGGCCGCGGCCGCCCGGGCGTCCTGGACCTGCTTGCGGGAGGCGGTGACGCCACTCTCCTCCGCCGCGTGCTCCAGGATGCGGTCGAAGATCATCCCGTGCAGCTTGGCCCGGTTGAGCTGCCCGGTGTTCTTGATCAGCTGAGCGGCCTCGGGCGACGTCTCCTGGGCCGCCCGCACGTCCCGCACCTCGGCCTGGAGCGCGGACACCTCGATGCGGTCGCCCCCGACGACGGCCGCGGCGCCCGGGTGCGCGTCGTTCCCGCAGGCGGCGAGCAGGGGCGCCGCCGAGACGAGCGCGGCGGAGAGGGCGAGCGCGGTGCGACGGCGGCGGTGCAAAGGGGCCTCCCGGCGTGCGGTGGTGATCGTGACGCGGAGCGTTTGTGACGCGGTGCACAAAGACCTTGCGGTGATCGATGGTAGGCAGTCGGCGTGGTGCAGGCCACCACTTCGCCGCCACTGATTCGGTCAACGATCCGGGACCGCTCGGGGTGCGGTGCCGCGTACCGGTTCCGCACGGGCACGCCTGATCGGCGGCGGCCGGGGCATCCGTAGGGCGAGGGAGGGCCGGGCTATGGGTGCGGTGAGGTCTGTGTCGTGGTGGGTGAAGGTACCGGTCGGCATCCTGCTGGTGGCCGCGCTGCTGGTGGCGGGGGCGCAGCTGCGGGGGCTGCCGGGGCTGCCGGGGTTCGGCGCCCTGTTCGGTGAGCAGACGCGGGACCGCTCCGGGCCGGCCGTCCTGGAGTCGGTCCAGGACCTGAGCCGCTACCAGGCGGCCACGGGGAACTTCCAGGTGGTGGTGGACCTGGAGAAGGACACCAAGTACGTACCGGACGTGCTGCGGGGGACCAGGGTCCTGTACGTCGGGGCGGGCAGCGTGGACGCGTACGTCGACATGGGGGCGCTCGGGGAGAAGGACGTCGTCGTGAACGAGGAGCGCACCGCCGCGACGATCCGGCTCCCGCACGCCGTCCTGGAGCGGCCGGCGCTCGACCCCGACCGCTCCTACGCGGTCTCCAAGCAGCGCGGGCTGCTCGACCGGCTCGGCGACCTCCTCTCCGACAACCCCAACAGCGAGCAGGCGGTCCAGCAGCTCGCGGTGCGGCACATCGCCACCGCCGCGAAGGAGAGCCGTCTCACGGCACAGGCGGAGCGGAACACGACACGGATGCTGGAGGGGCTGCTGCGCTCGCTCGGGTTCAGCAAGGTGACGGTGGTCTACGGGACGTGAGAGCCGTCCGGCCGCCCGGTCGCCCGGCTGGGCGCGCGGGCGCCGGTGCGCGGGCGCGGTCTGCGGTGCGCGGGCCGTGCGGGCCGTCGGCCCAGGGCGCGGGTCGGGCCCGGTGGCGGGCCCCGTGGCGGGCCCGGCCGGCCCGGGACGAGGTCCGGCCCGCTACCCGCTGTACGGGCGAGTCAACGGAAGGACACCAAGACTTCACCCGAATGGCCCCCCTTGGTGGCCTCTTGAGCGGAAATCGCGGCGTAACCTCCCGGCCATGCCTTCCCTCCTGAGCAACCGGCTGGCGAAGCGGATGCTGCGACCGGCCTTCTCACTGGTGGAACAGCGCCTTGAGCGTGCGACCACCGCACTCCAGGCAGACCTCGACGCGCTCCACCACGAAGTGGCCGACCTGCGGCGGCAGAGCTACGGGCTCGGGCTACTGCTCGACCACGCCGGACGGGACGGCCACCGGATGGCCACCGCCACCCAACTGGACACGCTGGTCCGGGAGGTGACCACCGTGACCGGCGCGTCCGGCGAGCACGCGCGCCGCGATCTGACGGTGGCGTACCGCACGGTGGTGGCCCTCGAGGCGCTGGGCGTCGGCCGGATGGCGGGCTCGACCTCGGACATCTGCGGGAAGCTGGCGACCGTGCCGCTGCTGGCCCCGCCGAACGAGGAGGTGCTGGAGATCGGCACCCAGCACGGGCTGTTCGCGGCCGCCCTGCTGCGCATGCTGCACCGCGCGGGTGTCGAGCCGCGGCTGACGGTCGTCGACCCGCTGGCCGGCGCCCTCGTGCCGTCGGGCACCGCGCCCGCCCCGGTCAGGGAGGACGTCGTGCGCGCCAACCTGGCGCTGTGCGGGAGTCGTTCGGGCGCCCAGGCCCGGCTCCTCCGGGGTGAGTCCGGCGACACCGGTGTCCGTGCGGAGGTGTCCGACCGGCGCTACGGCGTGGTCGTCCTGGCCGGTGATCCCTCCGTGGCGGGGGTACTCGCGGATCTCCGCCTCGCGGAGGAACTCGCCGCCGAAGGCGCCGTCGTCGTCCTCGACGGACACGGCGACGACACGCGCCCCGGCGTCGGCGAGGCCCTCGCCAAGCGCGTTGCCGACGGCTCCCGGCTGAGGATCCTGGGCGTCGTCGCGGGAACGGCGTTCCTGCGGGCCGAGTGAGGCCCGCCCGGCGGGGTGGTGGCCGGACGCAGTGGCAGTGTCCGAGCCGGGTGACAGCCGCCGGGCCGCGCCGGTGACGCCCACGGGCCGCGAGCCGCCCGGTCCGGAAGCGGCCGTGCCCCGGCCCGCTCAGCCGGTGCGGAACCGGCGCTGGCGTTCCAGCGACCGGCGCAGCTCGACGGCGAGCGGATGGCCGGGGCCGTACACGCGTTCCGTGTCGAACAGCAGGTTCCGCAGCTGCTGATGCCCCGCGGTGTGGTCGCCCATCGCCAGCAGCAGATGCCCCATCCGGTTCCGGATGTCGAAGGCCCGGGAGGGGTCTCCCCCGGTCCCGTGGTGGTTCTCGTAGTAGGGGAGTACCGCGCGGTACTCGGCCAGCGCCGCGGCCGTCTCCCCGAGTTGCTCCAGGCACTGTGCCGCGTCGTAGCGGAACTGCAGCGTCTGCGGGTCGCCCGGGCCCGCCTCCGCGGCCCGGTCGTCGGCGAGGCGGCGCAGCTCGGGCAGGGCCCGGCGGTACTGGCCGTCGTCCATAAGCGTCGTCGCGTACTGCTTGCGCAGGATCCGGACGACCGGGGACCGCTCCCCGTGCTCCGCGGCGGCGGCCGGGAGGATGCCGCCGAGGATGTCCACGGCGCGGGTGATGCTGCCCTCGCCCAGCAGGCGCTTGACCTCGTCGACCGCTGCGGCGACATCGGGGCGGTCGGCCACCGGGGCCGCGGCCGCCACCACGCGCGGGTCGGGTGGCGGCGGGGCCGTCGCCCGGTCCGGCCAGGGCGCGTGCGGGCGCAGGAAGGGGCGCGTGGGGTCGAGCGGCCCGCCGGGCGCGGCCTGCCGCGCGGGCAGCAGCGGCGCCAGCGCCTCGTACACCTCCTGGGCGCCCGAGGGACGGCGCTGCGGGTCCTTGGCGAGCATCCGCAGCACCAGCGCCTCCAGCCGCTCGGGGACCTCGGGCCGGAGCTGACGGACCGGCAGCGGCGGCTCGTAGAGGTGGCGGTGGAGCACGCCCAGGGCGGTGGAACCCGCGAAGGGCACATTGCCGCTGAGCAGTTCGTGGAGCAGCACGCCGAGGGCGTACAGGTCCGTGTAGGGCCCGACGGCGCCGCCCATGGCCTGCTCGGGCGCCATGTACGCCGGGCTGCCGATCGGCGACCCGGTGTGGGTGAGCCGGGTGGTGTCCGTGTCGATGACCGACGCCACACCGAGGTCGAGGACGGTGACCGTGCCGTCCGGCTTCACCATCACGTTCCTCGGCTTGAGGTCCCGGTGGACGATCGGGACGGCGTGCACGGCGCCGAGGACGGAGCACAGCTGGGCGGCGACGGAGACGGCCCACTCCCAGGGGTACGGGTCGTGCTCGGCGAGGTGGTCGGCGAGGTCGGCGCCCTCGACGTACTGCATGACGAGGTACAGGTCGTCACCGTCGCTGCCCGCGTCGTGCACGGTGACCAGGCCCGGGTGGGTCACCTGGGCGGTGACGCGGCACTCCCGGACGAAGCGGCGCCGCATCTCCTCCGCGGCCGTGGCGGGTGCCATGTGGTCGGGGCGGAGCAGCTTCACCGCCACGCGGCGGTCGAGCCGCTGGTCGTAGCCCGTCCAGACCTGGCCCATGCCGCCCTGGCCTATGACGGTGGAGAGTTCGTAGCGCCCGGCGATGACGCGTCCGTTCACCGGTCACCGCCGTCGGGGCGGGGCTCCCTGCGCAGGAGGTCGCTGAGTTCGTCGAGTTCGGCACGGACCTGGTCGATGCGGCGGTTCGGCTCATGCCCCGCTGCCGGTCCGGGGGCGGGGCCCGCGGCGGACGGCTGCGGGCCGGACTGCGAGGGCGGCTGCGGCTGCGGCAGCGGGCCGGACTGCGAGGGCGGCTGCCGCGGTACGGGAGGCTGCTGCGCCGGCCGGGCGTACGGGTTCGCCGCCGCCCCGGTGGGCCCGGCCGGCGGATAGCCGTACCCCGCCACGGGCGGCTGCGGCGGCAGGCCGTAGCCGCCCGCCGGGCCCCCGCCGGACTTGAGCCGCTCGTAGTGCCGGGTCTCCGCCATCACGTAGTACGTGATCGTCCCGACCATCACCACCGTGATCCAGCCGAGGATGGTGTAGCCCACGGGGTCGGAGATCTCCTCGTCCCCGGGGGCGGAGAGGCCCGCGAAGACCAGCATGCCCACGTTGGCCGCGACGGTGGCGCAGAAGAGGAACCAGTCGACCGGCTTGCGGGTGACGATCGCCAGCCGCAGCATCGGCACCCAGGCGAGCAGGCTGCAGCTCATCACGGCCATCGCGATGAAGAGCACGCGCAGGGCGATCAGCGTGCCCTCGGCGGGGCGCCCGGCGGGTCGAGGCGGGTAGCCGTGGCCGTGGCCGTGGCCCTGCATGGCTGCTCCTGGGACTGGTGCGTTCACTGGTGCGTTCACTGGCGTGAGTTCACGGACTGCTCGTCCTGCGACGACGGCTCATCGGACGAGGCCACGAGTTCACGAGGTCCGAGCGTATACATCGACACCGGCGTACGGCCGTGGGTTGTACCGAACCGTTGTTGAACCGATCACGCGGCGGCCGGCCCGCCCGCCGGCCTGCGCCCGGCCGCGCCCCGGCCTTGGCCCGGCCCCGCTCAGGCGCCGCCCGGTTCCGCCCCGGTTCCGCTCAGGCGCCGCCCCGGGCTACCCCCAGACCTCGTTCGGACCTCGTCCAGCCCTCGTCCAGCCCTCGCTCAGGCCTCGCTCAGCCCTCGCTCAGGCCTCGACCGTGCCGTCGGTCAGTCCGTCGTACAGCCCCTGCACCAGCTGCTCGCCCAGCCGCCCCACGCTGCGCAGCGCGGACTCGAACTCGGCGAGTGCCCGGAAGCGGTCCCCGTAGCGCCGCTGTTCGGCGAGCGGCAGGCGGGGCAGCTGGAGACGGCGCACATCGAGCCGGGTGGCGGTGGAGGCGTAGCTGCTCGCCTGCCGGTTGTTCGCGGTGCCGCGCAGGAAGCCGGCGAGGAACCAGGGGTCCAGTGCCGCGGGATCGGGGCGCAGCAGCTGGAGGTTGCGGCCGAGCGCGGCTCCGGCGGTCGCCTCGTCGACGACGCGGGCCGACGGGCCGGCGCCGAGGACGGGCACGACGACGTCTCCGGCCCGGAGCAGGACCGGTTCCACCGGGTCCTCGCCGGGTGCCCGCCCTTCGGGGAGGGCCCCCGAGGGTGCGGTGCCCTCGTGGACGTCGTGCTCGGTGAGGACGGGCACGGTCCCGGTGCCGGTCCCGGTGCCGCCGGACCGGAGTTCGAGTGCTCCCGCACGGACCAGTTCGCCGACGGTGGTGCCGGGGCGCAGCGACGCCCCTGCCGCCGCCGGCGCTGCGACCTCCGGCGTGAGGTCGCGGACGA
The Streptomyces tirandamycinicus DNA segment above includes these coding regions:
- a CDS encoding cytochrome P450 family protein, producing the protein MHDQPSRVPGVPGVPTVPTVPGVPAAPELFTWEFATDPYPAYAWLREHAPVHRTRLPSGVEAWLVTRYADARQALADQRLSKNPAHHDEPAHAKGKTGIPGERKAELMTHLLNIDPPDHTRLRRLVSKAFTPRRVAEFAPRVQELTDGLIDGFAQRGHADLIHEFAFPLPIYAICDMLGVPREDQDDFRDWAGMMIRHGGGPRGGVARSVKRMRGYLAELIHRKREAPGDDLISGLIKASDHGEHLTENEAAAMAFILLFAGFETTVNLIGNGMYALLRDPGQRRRLQDSLAAGETGLLATGVEELLRFDGPVELATWRFATEPLTLGGREISAGDPVLVVLAAADRDPERFAEPDTLDLGRRDNPHLGYGHGIHYCLGAPLARLEGRTALAALLGRLPDLRLAVDPSELRWRGGLIMRGLRTLPVEFTPR
- a CDS encoding Uma2 family endonuclease; translated protein: MSAAAEDRRDDRDDREEQYAFPVPPPGGWTADDLDRIKGLPPHTELIDGGLFFVTPQTDFHMAALRLLENELVRQAPDDLYVVREMTTKLGERDRPEPDLMVVPWRARTGPEQTWYAPDDILLAVEIVSDESVQRDRELKPRKYAAAGIRHFWRVEKNDGLPVVYVYELDPATRSYAVTGIHHNRLKVDVPCPVEIDLTAVERRRGTRD
- a CDS encoding nucleoside triphosphate pyrophosphohydrolase yields the protein MNAEAPVEPGRIVLLTASHRVAPGLLSWPAWRTLRAADRVLCADAEHPQLPYLREAGVDVEIAAPTAQELVDGCAGGRTAVVLAAGEGDRALTDGLARMAGSGRVSMPELELLPGSYDLPGARLLDLVQVMDRIRRECPWSSQQTHKGLAKYGIEEAYELVEAIEDGDRDELREELGDVLLQVVFHARIAQEASGAEGDEAFSIDDVAGTIVDKLIHRHPHVFGDARAETPEDVKEHWLRTKAVEKQRESVTDGIPLGQPGLALAAKLAGRVRTAGLDVELPTEDGDRAVGYQLLAMAVRAEAEGYDPEAALRAAARAYRDAIRTAEAAARQ
- a CDS encoding SurA N-terminal domain-containing protein is translated as MHRRRRTALALSAALVSAAPLLAACGNDAHPGAAAVVGGDRIEVSALQAEVRDVRAAQETSPEAAQLIKNTGQLNRAKLHGMIFDRILEHAAEESGVTASRKQVQDARAAAARQSGGEEQLAAMLLQQRGVAPDQIDQAVREEVLLTGLARALDADLGTPEGQQKVGAALTAASKELAIDVNPRYGTWDDAKIQLGDYKAPWITQVTRPQEGIQAGA
- a CDS encoding DUF4230 domain-containing protein, with translation MGAVRSVSWWVKVPVGILLVAALLVAGAQLRGLPGLPGFGALFGEQTRDRSGPAVLESVQDLSRYQAATGNFQVVVDLEKDTKYVPDVLRGTRVLYVGAGSVDAYVDMGALGEKDVVVNEERTAATIRLPHAVLERPALDPDRSYAVSKQRGLLDRLGDLLSDNPNSEQAVQQLAVRHIATAAKESRLTAQAERNTTRMLEGLLRSLGFSKVTVVYGT
- a CDS encoding class I SAM-dependent methyltransferase, whose product is MPSLLSNRLAKRMLRPAFSLVEQRLERATTALQADLDALHHEVADLRRQSYGLGLLLDHAGRDGHRMATATQLDTLVREVTTVTGASGEHARRDLTVAYRTVVALEALGVGRMAGSTSDICGKLATVPLLAPPNEEVLEIGTQHGLFAAALLRMLHRAGVEPRLTVVDPLAGALVPSGTAPAPVREDVVRANLALCGSRSGAQARLLRGESGDTGVRAEVSDRRYGVVVLAGDPSVAGVLADLRLAEELAAEGAVVVLDGHGDDTRPGVGEALAKRVADGSRLRILGVVAGTAFLRAE
- a CDS encoding serine/threonine-protein kinase, translating into MNGRVIAGRYELSTVIGQGGMGQVWTGYDQRLDRRVAVKLLRPDHMAPATAAEEMRRRFVRECRVTAQVTHPGLVTVHDAGSDGDDLYLVMQYVEGADLADHLAEHDPYPWEWAVSVAAQLCSVLGAVHAVPIVHRDLKPRNVMVKPDGTVTVLDLGVASVIDTDTTRLTHTGSPIGSPAYMAPEQAMGGAVGPYTDLYALGVLLHELLSGNVPFAGSTALGVLHRHLYEPPLPVRQLRPEVPERLEALVLRMLAKDPQRRPSGAQEVYEALAPLLPARQAAPGGPLDPTRPFLRPHAPWPDRATAPPPPDPRVVAAAAPVADRPDVAAAVDEVKRLLGEGSITRAVDILGGILPAAAAEHGERSPVVRILRKQYATTLMDDGQYRRALPELRRLADDRAAEAGPGDPQTLQFRYDAAQCLEQLGETAAALAEYRAVLPYYENHHGTGGDPSRAFDIRNRMGHLLLAMGDHTAGHQQLRNLLFDTERVYGPGHPLAVELRRSLERQRRFRTG